The genomic interval CCTCAATTACAAAAGAGAAAGCCCAATCTTCTTAGTTTTTCAGGTCTTAAACCGCAAGTAATATGTATCTTACATGGTTACATTATTCGTTTTTAATGTGtgcaatattaaaaaaattaatttataattaaaatataattagcaaTAAATCcgatcataacaaaataaataattattatataattttttataacaaaataaattatcaaacGTATGTCAAAATGTCAAATTTTGCGTatcacaacttttttttatatgattttaccTGGCttatttaacaattaaaaagaaaaatatgcagtATGTTTTTCAACGGtcatgatttaaaattaaaagttcaaatttcgGCTAATAAACAAACATATGTACCAGCATAGCTGAAAAATTATTAAGAGCGAGTTCAAcaatatagccaactattggctccaatttatctatagtcaatctaatagccaactcatacaataattatctCCAAAACATCgatatatggtcccacatgtcatacacatattttatcttagagttCATGTGtggctggctacaaattagtagtccaactcttttttctctccactcttatctctttaaaatatgtttgtacCTTGCATATATAGCCTGCTCTACCTCCTCTAATTAGCGATCAACGAGTAAGGTGGTTGGTCGGGCAGTGCGGgacgtggaggaggcggattGGGGGGGTGGGCCCGGGCGTACGCACACAGCGAATACGATAGGAGTGGGTGGGTGGTCGTGGCGACGCGTCTCTTTCTCCCGGATAAgactctctctcctccttctccttcctccgctCGCGTACGCGGCCAGGGCCCAACCGGCGCCGCGCACCTGTCCCCCCACCccaccgcgcgccgccgtcgctctcGCCGACGtcttctctcctcctctccctgctttttttttccctttcctttCGTCGGCTTTCTCCCATCTctcggcgcgcgcggcgccgtgccgtgccgtgccgtgcttgctcgcgcgcgcggtggcggcgtcggatTGATTCGCGTCTTCCGTATTGCATGGACGGCCCGGGGTTCGCTTGCCTCATGGCGGAGCGGCGATCCTCGATTCCGGCGAGATTGTGAGCAGAGATGGATACGGGTTAATTCGCAACCGCCGCTCTCTGCCCAATCTTATTTCACTCATGATTATATtaaagcatctccaacaagTCTCTAGTATCAGTCCCTAAAGGAAATTTTAGGAATTTAATCAAAAAATAAGCTCTAAGAGATTTCTAAAATCCCCTCCCAACTTTTAGGCATGCCTAATTCTAGCATTGTCCTGACTCAAATTTTGGGAGAGTCTCTGCACTCCCAATCCTATAATATCGTGTCAGTTTTTCCTGCACGTATAATTTCGTGTGAACCCCAAGATAAATTGTAGTAAATTATCATATTCGGTTAAACAATATTTCATGTATATGGAATTTTGCATAATGATAAAAAGCATGTTTGGGATCTTCAATTTAAATGTTTCAATGTCTAGAAACATGTACTTTAGAATTAGAATTAAATTACAGTGTTGAAAGCATAGTGCTATAGCATTATATAGAAATCATTTGCTCTTTAACCATGGTCTAGCATCGAATATCACCAGTGGAAAACGATCACTATAGTGAACATGTATAACAAAATTCTggaaccaaacaaaattttgggaTACAGTTTTCAAAGAACTGTTGGAGATGAGAAAGATTTTTTGGCCCAATATCTTTTGGGATGGTCCCAATCCAAAAATATTGGGGGCTAATTTTTAGGtatttgttggagatgctcttataaTTAGGGTTTACTTTGGAATACATTATTAAGTTGGAACTTATGttgaaatttctccaaaattcATACGTTTTGAGGCATTCCGAAGGAATTCAAAAGAGACATTACTTGGTTCCAAATGGTTCTATAGGAATTgtccatataaatttgaacCTTTAAAATTCCTTTGTTTCAATGGAGCCctagatgaaaaattaaagtaGGGTTTAGTGTATTTTTGTagcagattattttttaacatttaatttttcgtatcgctaaaaacatacacatatatatatatatatattgaccaTAAATTTTTGTAATCTTTAGTACGtcgttttgcttatatttaatttcagcaaaacaataatattaaattgaaTAGGAATACGTCATGGATTAATTTCTAGCTGTGCGGCCTGCAGCGTAGCAAAGAGTTGATTTGCACAAGCGTGTTGCACTTGAACGAAGAAAGTGTCCGCCTCTCGCCATCATACCGGTTTAATTAACAGCTACTACATCTCACTATCTTTTGGTAGGGATTGTTTTACGTAAGAGGTTGGTTTCAACCAGGCTGTTCAAAGTATTTGCTAGCACCACGGATATATATACGAGTACATTGGAACCTGGATGCAAGGGATTTCTTGTGGCAGGCTTGTGGCACACGTTTCTGTAATCAAACCCAAATCCTCTCTTGCATATCAACATTATACTTAATATATATGCCACTGTTAAAcctttttttacatgtttgatcaattttattaaagtttatttgattattgttttattttgtcgTAGTTGGATTAATTACTAaccatattttaattataacctatatttttatatatttgtaaaaaaatttaattaagatAATgattaaaatgtaaaaaaaagttaattgtcTCATCGATTAAAATATGGACGGGATATAAGTTTACACTTCACAGTCAGCTAATCAGCATGGGTCTGAGAAACTGATGTTACATATGCAGCCACCATCTTCTCTAGCAAGTGATACCAGCTCACTAGACATGCATCACCTGGAGCTAATGAGGTAGTAGCATCATGTTTAGAACTAACCCAACACGTCCAACCATTGCACCTACCTGCAGATATCTGAACACTCAATTAGCTATAACTATAATGAATTCATTCCAGAAACTTGGACACTACTACCACCCATGACCCATCAATTATGTTATCATCAGTACTTTCTTGTGGTACATAGTGGCTGACTAGAGAGCACCACTAATCAGgacaaaattaacaaaaatgaatgaaaaaagaacaaacaagATAGTAGATGGAGATATATAGGACATGCATGGCTATTGGAAGTGCAACCATGGATGGCATGcaaatcatgcatgcaacCAACCGGTTAGTTAGTGCTAGGCAGCTGCCACTTCGATCACTTTGTAGCTTTCCCGGATTTTAATtagcaaaaaataatcatcTCTGGTCacctacttaaaaaaaagatggtttGTTAAGCACTGTGTCAGTGTGTGCTCGAGCTCTCAGCTAGCTCAATTAGTCACATGAGTGGATGTGCAGAATCCTCGCTATCACGATGCGTCTCGCGctttctccttttccttcttcttttttgttgtCATAGTACACTTtctttttaaactttatatctCCATCTCGCtggaccatatattaattttatatttatataattatattttacgCATTTTCGTCCGTGTCATACCGAACTTGACAAATTGTTTTGTTAATCTGGTCCTACAGAGACACGCATGATTGGAACTGGAGCTAATTAATAATTGCTCAGCGTCAGAAGAGCTCTCATATGTACAGTAttatctccttttcttttctaggATGAAGTTAACAATATTAGTAGCATTTTTAACCAtgaaatgcatgcatgaggcGTCCCCTCGGATTGCGGATCGGTACGTGCCCCGGCCGGTCGGACAATCACTGTGCGCCGTTCCGTTGTGCGCCCTGACGTGGTTGTCTATTTGatatagataattaaatagataatttatataataagttatccatttagttgtttatagcatatttaatactttattttttatatttatatttgttgcatGTAACCAATGCACGAAGTATTTCTCTAGAAAAATGTTACATGCGGAGCACGTGTCCAAGCAGTATATGAATAAAGAGATGGCAATCtagtttctttttaaattaatGATGCCACACATGATAGTTAATCTGACGTGGACTTATATAAACAACTGTTGTATTATTGCTTTACATGCCCAGCCGATGGTGAAATTAACCGTCGCATCATATCAACTAACGCATCATCTTGTAGCCAGTAGAACGCATAAGAGACAATAATTACacgggaattttttttttaaaaaaacgaattcagATGCAGTGCAGTCCCAACTGCGACGGCACATTAGAGATTGCACCTAATTACATTcgcttatttttttcaaaaaaatgaaaggcTAAAATCAGCTACTACAGTCCCTATTCTACAGTAAATCCACGGTGCATGTATTTCTCGGGTGAATAGCACCATAAAGTTCTTGAACCATTACAATTTATATCAAACAGTCACATTGTGACCACTTGAGTTGCAGTCACCTGAATCCAAATCCATAATAAACTCAGTTCTTTTTTAATCCTAGATTCTGGATTTTATATGTACCCTTTTATTCTCCTCAATGGTGTTTGttacttaaaattttctacatgAATTTCCTTGCAAtacttttttagaacaaattttaactttgtattaCTTCTGTTTTATACTGTTTTATACTGTAAgatatttttgggtttttaaagttaactttttatgtttgactaaGTAAAACAATATCATCCACAACTCcaatttacttttataaaatctacACGGAATAtactttgatatatatttgctTTGTGTTAAAATCTACATGGGCCAATGCAAAGATGGCCCAGCCCCAGGAGAACTCTGGCTGATGCCATCCGTGGATCAATTTATTCGGGCTTAAATCACACGCAAGCATCCAAGTATTTAACACTTGTCAGTCTGATTAGTATTTAACCAAGCCACAACAGCAGATCACCCTTTTGCAAATTTCAAGCAACTGAAGATGCGTTGCTTCAGCTCGGAGTGATGCAGCTTCGATTGGAAACAGTAAAATCGCAGGAGAATTTTGTGAATCGAAGAAAAGAATTCACTGAAACTACTGTAAAGATCATCGAAATGCTCTAGAACTGACGAACAGTTCGTCTATCTACAGCTTGAATCGCAGCCCAAACATCCGCAGCAGCTTCCTCAGGCAACTCTGcttcttgccgccgccgccgtcgccgtcgccggagaagaTTGCTCGCAGGCGGCCCAGGTGCGCGCTCCTCCCCTcgtacgccgccgcctccgggtTCTCCTGAAACCGCCAAAAGGATTTAAAAGGATTTTAGGTAAGAACAGCTCATCGATCTCGGTGATCACCGAGAAGAATAGCTCGCCAAGGATGTAgcaatggcgccgccgccgccgcaccagtATGTAGTTCTTCCAGTCGGCCTTCTTGGCGACGAccacgcggcggcgggtgtCGTAGCTGAACCGGGGGTGGTTCTTGATCCGGCCCGCGGCCTCGAACTCCTGCCGGAACTTGCCCAGCCGCCGCTGCAGCTCCTCCACGGGGAATCCGGAACCCGTGGCCGCGTTCAGCTCGGCGCGGATGGCCGACCACTCCGCGCCGGTGAGGTCGCCCACGTTCCGTccgccgcccgcgcggcgcagccgcagcagcaggtCGAGGAGCTTGGCGTCGTGCTGGCTCGTCCACGCGTCCACGTGCAGCCGCGAGAGGATCTTGCGGAGCGCGCGCCGCGACGCCGACTTCCTCTTGATtacatcctcctcctcatcggcggcgccgtcgtcgtccacggCGCCATGGACAtgcaactgctgctgctgctgctgcagttcTTGCTTCGTCGTCACCGGTTCCGGCCGCATCAGTCGCACATTGTGCATCTCCTTCCTGCCGATCAGTTCGTCAAAAATGTCACAAAAAGATTTGCAGCAACAGCATATACGTCGTCgtggaagtaaaattttgCACGTACTCTTcggtggcgaggcggaggcTAAGGAAGACGACGGAGTCGTGCTGCACGCCGTAGTGCGCGAGCGTCCGGTGGTCGCCGTCGAGGTGCTGGCCGGCGAAGAAGAGCCGCTGCATGGCCACCGGGACGCGTTCCCGGGCCATGACCATGCCCTTGACCTGCGCCACCGTGGTGGCGCCGTCGACATCGAGCAGCACCCGGTCCCCGCGCAGCGTCCGCACCATGATCCTCATTGTCCGACAACACCGTGCGTACCACAGCTCGATCAGGCGACAGGTCTCATGGCCGTCGTCCCGGGCGCCGGCAACGCGTGcgagaagctagctagctaggaggaAGACGGAGAAGAGGTTAATGGAGATCGAGATAGCGCATTGGCTGGCAtcgcatggcatggcatgcaAGCACGATGGCAACGAGGGAATAAAGCGGTTTGGGTTTGGATCGACGATGACGTGAAGGAAAGTATTTTCTTCAGGAGCGCTGACCAAAGCATGCAGTTTAGGCGCTGGAAGATCGATCTGGGCCGTTGATTGAGTGATTAGCCGTGCAGACTTTGGTCATGGGCCGATTAAGGTAGTGCCAGAGCCTGGCCTGGCCCAGTGATGGCTTGTGCTATAGGACAAGGAATTTTTTCCACCTTATGTAGTTATGTGTATGCGATGtaattatttatagaaaatggTGCTCTCATGTTTTATACTGAAGATGTTTTGATTATTTCTAaacttatctatatatatcaatgtgtattgtttacatatatatgtctaaattcattagtatctatagaaatctagataatattaaaaaaatcttgcatTACGAAATAGATACATTGGCATTGATTATATGTTCGAAATGTATAGAAAAGTGGGGTGTGTTTTTAAAACATACACAGTTTAGTACTACAGTTGAGAAGCATGCATTCAAAAAACCGAGTACTCGGCGAAAGGGTACGTAGCTTAATAGTTACGAATGTCTTAGTAGCATTTGAGATCCTGGGTTCGACTCTTTGTTGGAGCGAATATTTCAGAATTTTAACGGCTTTATGCTTTCAGTGATAGGCGACGTACCCGTCGACAACGAGGCGTTTATGCCGACTAGACTTCGGAGGTGCTCATATTGTTAGGGTATGTAGCGTGTTCTACAAAAACTGACTACTCGGTGCTGTACATAGCCAAACGAAGACAGCCGAACGGCGTGATTTTTCAGACTTTGGATGAAGAGTGAATGCAACAGAAGCATGGGCGAGAGAGCTGAACGCCCTACGGTGTGTGGACCTGGCAGCAACCCATGGCGTTGGTTCGGATTCAATACGCGCCTGCAGGGGTGGTTCAGGTTGCCGGAAACGGGCAGCGAGCACGGCGGAGCTGCAGAAAGCATTCAGGCGCGCCACCAACCTCCttgacctcctcctccctacAAAAGAATGGCCGCCCCCCCGCCGGCCGAGCGCTGCGCTCGAGCACTGCACCCACACGGCCACACGCAACGTACGATGGTGGCGAGCATCGGTAGTCGccgcgggggcggcgccggcatcaATGGCGTGGCGGCCGTAGGGATCGTGCTGTctgtggccgccgccgtggtcgcggcggcggcggcggcgccgacgtgcGGCGACGCGGTGAGCGCGCTGGTGCCGTGCGGGCCGTTCctggtgggcggcggcggggcgcggcggccgagcgAGCGGTGCTGCAGCAGCGCGAGGGCGCTGCGCGGGATGGCGGACACCGCGGAGGCGCGGCGCGCGCTGTGCAGGTGCCTGGAGCAGTCGGGCCCGTCGTTCGGCGTGCTCCCCGACCGCGCCCGGCGGCTCCCGGCGCTCTGCAAGCTCGGCCTCTCCATCCCCGTCGGCGCCCACACCGACTGCAGCAAGTATGCCCGCGGCAGAAATGCTCTGTTAAACATGTCTTActcgtatatattttttagaaaaatattaactaGATAGATAATTAATGTGTgatatcactaaaaacatataagattaaaaaatgaatttattttttttaaaaaaatgatatcggagtttaatttattttttaaaaaaatgataaaagttaaattttgatataaatatctGTCGAGTGATATATCCTATATCAATGTATCTCGttagttttttcataattatttgaataatatgaaaaaCGAGATGTTTTGTTATGAGATTAGTATCAATTTCCGATTAGTTACACATTTtgcatgtttatgtatatgtgtttcGATCCATGGCAGGATAACCTAAAAGTGGCCACGACGAGGCTGTCAGCCTGGCGGCGTATGTGCGTCGGCGATCAAAATAATTCACGGTGTTGCGCCGGAGCAGAGCGATTTGGCTTTTGCGCGTGGTGTAATCTGAAGCCATCATCCATGCATGAATAAGTACTGTAGTAGATTTGCATGTAATAATTCTTGCGCTAATATAATCACTCGCTCGCATG from Oryza brachyantha chromosome 3, ObraRS2, whole genome shotgun sequence carries:
- the LOC102722943 gene encoding uncharacterized protein LOC102722943 — encoded protein: MRIMVRTLRGDRVLLDVDGATTVAQVKGMVMARERVPVAMQRLFFAGQHLDGDHRTLAHYGVQHDSVVFLSLRLATEEYVKEMHNVRLMRPEPVTTKQELQQQQQQLHVHGAVDDDGAADEEEDVIKRKSASRRALRKILSRLHVDAWTSQHDAKLLDLLLRLRRAGGGRNVGDLTGAEWSAIRAELNAATGSGFPVEELQRRLGKFRQEFEAAGRIKNHPRFSYDTRRRVVVAKKADWKNYILENPEAAAYEGRSAHLGRLRAIFSGDGDGGGGKKQSCLRKLLRMFGLRFKL
- the LOC107303888 gene encoding non-specific lipid-transfer protein 1-like, whose translation is MVASIGSRRGGGAGINGVAAVGIVLSVAAAVVAAAAAAPTCGDAVSALVPCGPFLVGGGGARRPSERCCSSARALRGMADTAEARRALCRCLEQSGPSFGVLPDRARRLPALCKLGLSIPVGAHTDCSKIT